DNA sequence from the Trypanosoma brucei gambiense DAL972 chromosome 9, complete sequence genome:
ACGTTTGACCCATGGATGCTACCAATACAAAATGAACATTTTTGCAACCCGCTTTCTGATGGCCGTAAATCCTATACTGTTCCAACGGTTACTGTGCATTCAGACGACTGGGTAAAAGATTCTGAGAGTTGGGAATTCTTTAAAAGGATGAAAGCGCTGGTGTTAGAACAATCTGCATATGCTTCGCTCAATGAAGTGGAGAAACAAGCGCTCTTTGGTATTGTGGTCACGAAGAATACGAACCACCTTTCTCTTGTAGATGTCTCTGTACTCAGTCCCGTCATGCATGGAAATATCTGGGCCACAGTGTCACCGCGAGTACAAATTATGGAGTGGTGTAATGCACTTCTTCGCTTCGCAAAGCAAAATACCGAAGTGTGTTCAACGTGTTAGCAATCCGTGATGGTGCCATGCCTTTTTCAAAGTGAATCGCCCTCGAGGCACAGTTATTTGATACTGGGCCGGTAGGTCATATCGAGCTGGCCTTAGGTTTTGTGGTTTTATGTTGCTTATCATGTTTTGATTTTGACTGAATTTATGGCTGTGCTGCGTACCCCCATTCACTGAAACTTGTCCGCAAATTGTTCGAGAGAAGATTATTAGCGAGCAAATGGGGAGAAGCACTTTGTAACGACGGCTTAAAGCGTTCGCCACGgtaatttgtttgtttcaagaatatattttaattcCCTGAGGAGATCAATCAGTCAAGGGGAAACTTTCGTCCGGAGTGAAATGAGGGTGGGGGCGGGAAATTACTGGGATTTTGTGTAGTAACGATCCGTGGTAATGTACTTTCACATCCCACCCATTCACACAATCACATACATATGCATACAAACATACTTACATTATGTATGCATTTACAACtgtttgtgtatatataagTGTGAGAGCTGCGGTGAAGATGAGGAGAAGGCGATAAAAGCGAGAAATATAGTCGAGGCAGTTAAGTGAAGGGAACGTTTGAAAAGGAGCACCGGCGGCAACATAAACCGGGATGACTGAGAGATTATTGAGCACTTTCCTCGATGCTGTTATtaacataaagaaaaaagggggggagtTCACAAGGGTTGCTTTGcgataaaaaggaagaaaaaaatcatcaGATAGACATAGCGTCGAGTGTCATGATGCATGAAGGTCTCGTTGATGCGGTAGCAATCGTAAGATTGGGCAATGCGCTACCAAGGGTAGAATAAGTAAACAGAAGAAGTCAGtgaggggaaagagaaagaagaagggaaaacaacagggaaagacaaaaataaaaaagaactcAAACCCTTTTAcacgctaaaaaaaaaaaaataagtgcgCTGTATTCttacatttaaaaaatatatattttaattgTGTTATTTCCTGACAAACATAGCTGGTAGGTATTTTCTTACTCTCCAGTACACATATCCCAGGGCTACATTTTGCTCGGAGAAGAGtactccctttcttctttttttttccattcataacttttatttttattgttcatTTAATTGTAACGTTAACAATAGTATGCGAATNNNNNNNNNNNNNNNNNNNNNNNNNNNNNNNNNNNNNNNNNNNNNNNNNNNNNNNNNNNNNNNNNNNNNNNNNNNNNNNNNNNNNNNNNNNNNNNNNNNNaaaaaaaaaaagtgcgcTGTATTCttacatttaaaaaatatatattttaattgTGTTATTTCCTGACAAACATAGCTGGTAGGTATTTTCTTACTCTCCAGTACACATATCCCAGGGCTACATTTTGCTCGGAGAAGAGtactccctttcttctttttttttccattcataacttttatttttattgttcatTTAATTGTAACGTTAACAATAGTATTGCGAATTAAGGAACTAGGAAAGACAATTTGGATGTTTATGTGTGGGCACCAACTGTTACTACTTTTGTTGGTATATCTATACACGTAGATGTATCGCCATTGTGACTCTCACGCGCACCATTTTTGACGGCcgctgttttttgttttttttttactttccatCAGCTGTGAAGCATTTAaggggaaatttttttatttgttattgaGGGGAGTATCGGCTGTCCCCTACGGTATGTTGATGTTGAAAAAGTCGACGCCATCACGCGTTTGTTTAATGAGATTCTTCTTCAAACTGCTATTTTTCACCGTCACCCTAAGATTTGTCTCACGACgtactttcttttgtttttttttttggttttcagCATGTATTCTAAAGTAGCGTTTACAAATGCTCGGTGCAGGCACGTGGTTTATCGGATTTGGAATACCCGCGGTGCTCGCTGGGGGTTTTGTCGCGTCTCGTAAGCGTCTGGCATATCAATGGCGTGAAGAACTAATGGACCCCGATGGGGGCGCCTACCCGCCCCTCACGGATGCGGATATGGAATTCATCCGCCACGTCACTCCTCCCGAGTGGCCGTTACCGGAGGGACAGTTACCAACAGCTAAGAAAGTTACGGGATTATTTGTCTCCCCTGATGTATTATCGGGTGATGAGGGTGGCGCATTGCTGGACGAAGTGAAACGTTGGATTGCATTGTATGGACAAAAGGTGGACCTCCGAAAGGTTGCGTTTGCCGAATCCCAGGCTCAGTCAGAAGGAGTAGACATCGGTTTTTACAGTGATATTGCAATTATTTCGGATCATGCAGAAGACATTCAGTTGATGAAGGCACCGTGGGAAACAGGAGATCGCATTAAGCATCATAAAATGCCTTCCTCACTGCGGTACATGGTAAACAAGATGCAGAGGAAATTTGAGGGGTTAGGTCGTCTTCGTCACGTTTATGTCGAGTATTCGCCCAGCGGGAGGTTTTACCACGAACCAAAACCAACGAAGGCCTTTGATGGTCACGATTATGTTGTCATTCCTCTACGACGGGATCAAAATGCCACCGTAGTAACATTTGCGCCACTGTTGCGCTCACGATGTTCATTTGTGAAAGAGGTGCTGATGCGATCTTGGACGTCACATGATGTGGACGTTATTATACCCCCGGGCAGTGCCCTTCGGGTATATGGGTCAGCACGGTATGAATGGGGCTGGGGCATACGTCCTGGAAACGTTTGGTTCGGTAACTATCGGAATTCAATTCGCCACATTGATGCCATTCGAACTCCATTTTATCTGCATAATATATTGTCGTCAATGGCGTGCCGTATTTTACGACCCGCACCGTCTGTCAAGGAAAGTGATGCGGCGCTCGTGGTGTTGCACTTTGACGGCCCTCGTGACTTTGACAAACCACGCTCACTACTGCTTCAACCAGAATCCTTGATATTTGGTCGCCCGCCGACGGTGGAGACGTATGAAAAGTGGGTGGAGGAAAAGCCTACAACAGAGTCAGTGCGTAACGAGggcgttttccttttcatggTGAAAAATTACGTGGAGATGCTGAGAGTAACGTAAATATGATAGGTGTGTATCATcatctcccctttcctttgtgAACGTGTATGTGATCATCATTACGGTTGCTCTGTTTTTTGGAGGCACTCCGTCGCAGTGTTTGCTTGTTGGtatagttgttgttttttgcagAATTTCCCGATGCTGAATGGACAACTGAAATCGTACTATTCACATAGGGAGTTGCTTGATCGCTTGATTGGTGAATGGGAAGTAAACGACGTCGGCCTACTTGTATTTACATAGCCGTCTAGCGTTGATtaccacacaaacataccCTAGTTTTTATTATCCCTATTCCCTTCTGTTGTATGAAACATTTTACTAGCACAAAGGCGAAATATCAGCGACATGTTCAGGACTATAGGAATCGTGCGGTTATGGAGAACCTCGCGGATCGTTCGACTCCCAGCCAGTGGCTTGGGGACAGATGCCAAAAGTTGCACCGCGCCTACACAGCCGTTGAGTACATCATCAGCAACGTCCTCTTCTTCAATGATTTTGAAATACCCATACCGAGTCGTAGATACACATGAGAAACTAAAAGAGGCTGTTACTTCGCTACAAGGTGCTCGCTCGATTGCTCTGGACATCGAGGCTTTTTGTACAACGGACCAAGCGAAGCAGCTTGGACGTATATCACTGGTTCAGGCATGCTCAGATGCCAAACCTGTAGTGTTTTTGTTCGACGTTCTCACCCTAACACCTGATGTGTTTGTCAAAGACATGCAATCCTTACTGAGTGATAGAGAGATAAGGAAGCTGTTCTTTGACTGCAGACGTGATGTGGAAGCACTCAGTTGCCAACTTGGGGTAAAACCGGAGGGTGTTTTAGATCTGCAAGTTTTCTTCACTGCCATTCAGTGGAAATTGCGCAGTGTAAACCGCCGCTCGGGAATGGGGTACGTGCTGAAGAGTGTCGCTGGCCTCACACGACAGGAAGGAGACTCCGCAGTTCAAACCGCTATGACACTTGGCAACCGCCCCGTTTGGGACATTCGACCCCTGCCGGACCATTTCCTTGAGTACGCTGCGGGTGATGTGCGGCAcattttgctgctttccaATTACCTTGTGGGAAACAAAGATGTTCCAGTGGATGTTGTTGCAGTGGAGCGACTCACTGCCCAATATGTTGAACATTACGCCGTGGGGAAACCAGTGATAACGGAGGCAGATGCCACACCTGCTGAAGTAAATAGGGCGTGGCTCGAACGGTACATTGGACCAGGTGGAGGTTGTCACTTCTGCGGGGCTAAGGGGCATACAGAGGCTGAATGCttcaaaaagcaaaatgggAAGGCAAAATGCTCTTTCTGTGGGGAAGTCGGTCACACCGCACGCAACTGCTTCAAGAAACATCCGCAGCTCTTAACGTGCGAAAAGTGCGGTCAACTCGGGCATACGGGCGCCAGTTGTTTTCGCACTAACCCGTGCAAGCACTGTGGTGGCCCCCATAGCAGCGCCAATTGTCACAAAGTTATTTGGCAACAGAAACGTTTGGGGGAAAATTCTTTACATTGAACGAaacggcttttttttttgttaccggGACAGCGGATATCAGCAACAAATACGCCTCTTCTTCggctctctctttctcttatCCTTTAATTTTTGAAGGGTTTGTTGGAAGAGAAGGGAGGGATCCAGTGAATGTGCGTTACCACGCTGGATGACGAAAGAAGGTAGTTATTGTAAATTTTTGATCCGTCGCAGTCATTTCAGCGTTGTGTTACTGGCGTATATGCTTGCATGCGGTTATACAAAAATGTATTTATACATTTGTTATTAACAATTTTTCGTCATTCATAGCTTGTGCCGCATTTTGTCGTTACTTTATCATATAATCTTCGTTTCTTGTCTTGGCTTTCCATCATCAAATAGAGGCTGAGTATTCCTTTGAAGCTCCACCTtaggagaaggaagggaaacaaaaaagtgaaaggGTTTCCAATCTAGGTCAATATAAATACCTATATATTTCAAGTTGCAGCAGGTTATACAGGTGCGGATCCCATTCCCTTTTACTGTTCTGGAGGGAGAAAGAGTTTAAACACCTCTTTCCTTCGGAAGCCTGTGGATTAAGGTGGTGAATAAACCACTGGACCGTAGCTTTGACCGTGGGAGGGGACATAATAAACAGTAGAAGTAAAAgataaaagtgaagaagctttattactattattattattattattgcttttCTAACTTGACAAAGAGCTGGGAGAAACGGAACTGGTACGTGCGCATCAGGGCCACATACGAACACCGAattattaaaggaaaagagaagactGCGAGCCTTCGAATTTGTTGTTAGATAACCCTCATGTTTCGGTTCACGTCCGTCTCTTCGATTTGGCGACGCCTTGCCGCGGCAccgccaacagcagcaacggcagcctTTGCGAATGTTTCCAAGCGCCTATCTAGTAGTAACAAAGACTACTACAAAATATTGGGGGTCAGTCAATCCGCCAGTCAAAGTGACATTAAGAAGGCGTACCGCAAGCGCGCCCTCGAGACCCACCCTGATCAAGGTGGTAATAAAGAGGACTTTGCAGAAGTGGCAGAGGCATACGAATGCCTCAGTAACGAGGAGAAGCGCCGCATTTATGATCAGTACGGTTCTGAAGCCGCAGCCAACATGAACGCGGGTGGCGGCATGGGTGGCTTTGGTGGACGTAGTGCGGAAGATATTTTTGCGGAGTTCTTCAAAGGTGGCATGGGAGGTTTTGGTGGTAATAGGTCTGCCGGCCCACCTCAGGTGCCCCCGCTGGAGGTTACATTGAGGATGACGTTGGAGGAGGTCTATAAAGGTGCGTCGAAATCCCCTCGCGTTAATCGTCCAGTTGTTTGCTCAGATTGCCGTGGATTCGGAACGAAGagtcagaagaaaaaaccaAAGTGTTCTGAATGTGATGGAAGCGGCCACGTCGTGCAGCATCATCGTTTTGGACCAGGTATGGTACAGCAGACAGTGTCACAGTGCCCACGCTGTGGTGGAGCGGGTACCGTCGCAAAACCCGACGACAAGTGCCCCAAGTGCAAAGGCATGGGCTACCGGCACCTCGTGCAAAGCGTAAGCATTGACATTCCCGCTGGCGTACCGCCAGACGTCACGTTGGTTGTACGAGGTGAGGGTGGCACAATGCCTGAGGCCGAGCCCGGTGACTTACACGTGCATGTTGAAGTCGAAGAACACAATGTCTTCAAGCGTCGGGGAAATGATCTTGTGgtggagagggatgtcaCCCTTTCGGAAGCGTTGTTGGAGTTTGATCTGTCACTGAAAACGCTTGATGGTCGTTCAATTACTGTGAAGTCACCAAAAAGTTCTGTGCTGCAGCCGAACAGTGTTTTGAGGGTGGCTGGTGAGGGCATGCCGAACTCCAGTGGCGGTAATGGAGACCTCTACATCGTTACGAAACTCAAATTGCCCCGTACCCTCACGGATCAGCAAAAGGAAGCTGTCAAGAAAGCGTTTGGAGaaccaaagaagaaagacTCAGACAGCGGTTCTGACAAAACTGTCACAGCGTCTGTGCTTCGAGGAGGCGTACGGGAAATGGAGGAGGCATTACATAGCAACTGGGACTCAGAACGGGGAGGTGGATCACAGCAAGGTAACGGCCGCCGCCGCAGTGGTCGCAAGCAACATACAGCCGAGTGCGTTCATCAGTAGTCTTTCTTTAGGAGGATATCGGAgtgcttcctttttattgtgtttttttttgttaattctCACAGTACATGAAGGCTAACGTCTACATTCAACTAAATTTACTGTATATTTCTcggtgttgttggtgttctTGTCGTGAAGCTTACTGGAGGGAGACCCTGCTTATTTCCACTTCTTATAGTCTTCACCGCACCTGTGGTGGTATAACGTCTGCTTGTTTatctgtgtttgtgtgagcAGGGGTTTGCATCGTACATTTTTTCCACACATAAGCTGCGACCAAAATTGTTGATTTTTATTGGTTTGCCGcttctcttgtttgtttgttcgtttctttctccctcccccttcccgtCCATAcgtccccccccctttctcgACGTTTTGAGTGTGTCAGCAACCAACATGAGCCGGTGGAAGTGTAAATAATCTCAGACGCACAACGCATAAAAAACAGGGAATGGAAGAAAGAGTTACGATTCGATACCTGCATCAGGGAGAAATAatagagggagggggagaaatTAGTGAGCGAATGAATTATAGAGTGGGGTGAGAAGAGGATGTGAGGGCCGACTAACTCCCAGGCATGCAGTTGACAGCAGGTTACTCACACGAAATTTAATCGTACATACCATTTTAAAACATAACGGTAACAATATTAAAATGAAATTATCACTACTTTTACTTACGATATCAGACTCGGCAATGATGTCTGTGTATGGTTAGATtcatatgcgtgtgttgc
Encoded proteins:
- a CDS encoding zinc finger protein, predicted gives rise to the protein MFRTIGIVRLWRTSRIVRLPASGLGTDAKSCTAPTQPLSTSSATSSSSMILKYPYRVVDTHEKLKEAVTSLQGARSIALDIEAFCTTDQAKQLGRISLVQACSDAKPVVFLFDVLTLTPDVFVKDMQSLLSDREIRKLFFDCRRDVEALSCQLGVKPEGVLDLQVFFTAIQWKLRSVNRRSGMGYVLKSVAGLTRQEGDSAVQTAMTLGNRPVWDIRPLPDHFLEYAAGDVRHILLLSNYLVGNKDVPVDVVAVERLTAQYVEHYAVGKPVITEADATPAEVNRAWLERYIGPGGGCHFCGAKGHTEAECFKKQNGKAKCSFCGEVGHTARNCFKKHPQLLTCEKCGQLGHTGASCFRTNPCKHCGGPHSSANCHKVIWQQKRLGENSLH
- a CDS encoding chaperone protein DNAj, putative encodes the protein MFRFTSVSSIWRRLAAAPPTAATAAFANVSKRLSSSNKDYYKILGVSQSASQSDIKKAYRKRALETHPDQGGNKEDFAEVAEAYECLSNEEKRRIYDQYGSEAAANMNAGGGMGGFGGRSAEDIFAEFFKGGMGGFGGNRSAGPPQVPPLEVTLRMTLEEVYKGASKSPRVNRPVVCSDCRGFGTKSQKKKPKCSECDGSGHVVQHHRFGPGMVQQTVSQCPRCGGAGTVAKPDDKCPKCKGMGYRHLVQSVSIDIPAGVPPDVTLVVRGEGGTMPEAEPGDLHVHVEVEEHNVFKRRGNDLVVERDVTLSEALLEFDLSLKTLDGRSITVKSPKSSVLQPNSVLRVAGEGMPNSSGGNGDLYIVTKLKLPRTLTDQQKEAVKKAFGEPKKKDSDSGSDKTVTASVLRGGVREMEEALHSNWDSERGGGSQQGNGRRRSGRKQHTAECVHQ